The following DNA comes from Hordeum vulgare subsp. vulgare chromosome 3H, MorexV3_pseudomolecules_assembly, whole genome shotgun sequence.
agtctgagttattcgactcaaacttctctggtgcaagattccggatttccgaaagggggcggacgtccggtcctcggacgtccggagggagccggaagtccgagttatatggctcaagttcttctggtgcagagctccagatttccgaagctggtcggttgaccggccctcggacgtccgaagggagccggaagtccgagttatatggctctgatctcTCTGGTATAcgattccagatttccgaagcaggtcggacgtccgaccctcggacgttcggaggaggccggatgtccgaggcattggttctgttttgagataagagcagagtagtgaagatgtggtatgagcagaaaagtagagatgtagtatgagcaaattcatcgcaaaacctgtgatcccctcttaatagtgcgggatccctatactcaagaatagtaaatttaaaggatagtctgcatcatcttttctcaaccccgagccttcttgacatataagtcccaatcttctcagaccactttggcacataattctcaatctactaaagtacttgccatcctgagatacactcaacaaataggattagtttcctatgtatgtgttgtcattaacaccaaaagtcgattaggggcatgactgcactttcaacaggcacttggcactgagttaataagttagttccaaaaaatatataaaagacatgcaaaacatccaaagtttgacaagataatagcatgaaaccatccaaaattatagatacgttggagacgtataaaatctctacttaaacatggtgcttaatgctatatattattatccaatgatgtgtggctatcctatgatgtttgaataGATTTATTTtttcctatgggttaattgtgctATGGTGTGATTGACATGAGTTGCATGttaatatggtgttgtcctattgtgccctccgtgtcgcgcaagcgtgagggattACAATTACAATATGTTCATGAatcgcttatagtgggttgcgTGAGTGACTCGAAAACAAACCCGAGTAAGGGGTTGTTTGCATAtgagagtaaagaggacttgttattaatgctatggttgggtttcaccTTAATGATATTcagtagttgcggatgattgctagagttccaatcataagtgcatatgatccaagtatgaaaAGTGGGTTAGCGTATGTCTCTCCctaattgcatatgataagtatctatcatattatattcaattgcctatggacaatctttctgttGTGTTACAAAAACTTTTTACTAGAACTTTTGTTATCTTGCAAATTATTCATAGTTCTATTCTAGCTAAGTAAtcctagttttattcttgcaaacTTATCTTTACACCTAcataatagtttcatacttgttctaggtaaagtaagtgttagcgggcatagagttgtatcgatggtcgatagaacttgagagaatattaattctaccttcagATCCttgttgtgttcgacactcttacttatcgaaaaaaggCTACAGACgatctcctacacttgtgggttaacaAAGACCTTCGTGCCTTCTCCTTATTTGGGTCGGCCTAGAGGATCATGCCTAAGTCGTCCTAGTGGTGCCTGCTTAGGGGAGTTCCACTTTGATGAGGAGTCATGTACGAGCATGGCCCAAATTCATTGTAAACACTCAGGATTGACCTAGTATATAAAGACAAACCCTAGGTCGTCCAAGAGACAGATCCAAGTCAGAAGCTCTCGAGCCACAGGTAGCGAAAcaacacccttgtaatcgagatcttcACATCGAAAACGaaaacacaagcaggagtaggcCTTTACCTCACGAGAGGGGCCAAACCTAGGTAAACTTGCTTCTCCCGTTCCTGATCAACCCCACCCAAGGCTTCGCCTAGCTGTCATGGCCTCACAACTAAGCTCTTCTATGAGGACACTTGCCATGACATCCCCACGATAGTAGCAGCCCTTATGATAGGCACCCCAGTTAGGGACAAACAACAATTTGACAACCAGAAACACTTCAAACCCATGATCTAATGGTCAAAATTGCAAGTGGGTGAGAGAGCTGAGTTTAGGTGCGGTTCTACTATCCTAAAAAtgacttctttttttcttttttttagaaaaggatgatgacccccggcctctgcatctggaagatgcatgcagccattttattaattattcacaaagatcTTACAAAGCAATACATCAATATATCTGAAGCCGTCCTCTTGACAAtatctgtcgctactcctataCAATGATGAAGGGGTGGAGAAAGTGTGAGCcacatacccagacctctcacctagcctaacatctaaagccggaggcccggaccaagccacataccgggtcaggggcacaaaccggtccaacgcaccctcataggtcgtcgccgccgctttccatcaatccatcttcagaaGAGTTACTGACACATCGACCTTGCAAGGCCTGCCGTCGATGCCCCCACGGCGCCAGGCAGCGCCTCCTCCCTACGCGCGCTCATCATCACGCATCCGTCGTCGAGACTTTTCTGCGCCTCGCCGCCGAGACTCCACGACGTCGATGTGTCACAAGGAACGCCGCTCCATCGTTGATGCCGACCAATGATCCCTCGAACCCGTGTGTACCTCCATGAATGACGCCCCCAAGAGGGAAACGACACCAGAGCATCGCCATCATCCGATCtactgatctagggtttcccccggaggtaGCAAAGAGTggccttgaacttctcctcggCGATGCCTTCAGTAAGGAAACGACGTAGACAACGCCGCCATTGCCGGCTTTGGCAGTAGCCGAAAGCAAGCTTTTACCCAGGTCTGTTTGAATAACCCATCTCTCCTGCACGGGCCACCACATCCTGCGACGTCCCCGGGAGCGGGATCCCAAGATCCACCGCCACCGGCAATGCCACAAGGACCCACCACCTGACCGTCATCCCTGACGAAGGGGATGGCGCCACCACCATGTTCAGATCCAGCCTCCTCCGAGAAGGAGAACCGATCTGGGGTTGTTAACCCCAGATCCGCCGGCAGCCCCGCAGCGCTGCCAGGATCCCATCGGGCCACCGCCCGAGCGCGCCAACTCCGCCTCCATGTCGTATGCCCAGGAGCGCCGTCGCATCTCAACCAGAGGATCCCTTCGTGAAGAAGGGAGGAAGGCCCGCCGTCCGCCGTCCGCCGGGCAAGCTTCGCTTGCCGACTTCCTCCGGCGGCGGAGGGAAGCAGGGGAGGAGGGAGGTCGagagcggcggcggctagggcgcccGAGTCGCCCCCCTGGAGGTGACGCGAGCGGTTCTGCGATTGGGGGCGCGGAGATCCGGTCCTGGTGTTCGCCGCCGAGCTCGCTGCTGGTTGCGGGCGAGACTCCTTTGAGCGTGAGTCAACAAAGTACTTTGCTTGTGTTGTGTGCATTGCATGATTAGTCAACCTAAGTACAACTTATCACGATCTCTTATGTAATATGTGCAACACTCGTGAGATTATCTCCATAAACACtacttttattaataaaataaggcTCAGGACCTTTGGACACTTTATGTAGTCATGCATTCATGCCTCTCCATGTCCATGTTCTTCCTGGGAACACTCTTCTACAATACGTGGTTTTCCTAAAGCTGCCTCTCGAATTAGCCTCAGAGACTCGACAAAATCCTCTAAAAGACCATCGACATCTGGAAACTGTGCTTCATCTATTGCTAAGATTAGCTTAACAATGTTCATGTAACTCTGGTAATGAATAGTCAGTGCCTGTGGTACACATTAAAATAAAATATTAGGAATAGTTGCATATTAAGGATGCCGTATTTATAGGCAAAAACTACAAACGTATCCCGTGAAACAACTAAAGACAATGCTTTGATCAAAGaagtttttttttgttaaattgAGATTTTTTTTTCATAACTTACATATGGTTGACCATAGATGCTTGGGGCAATGTAGAGAATGGGGTGGTCATACAAAGCAACCTGCTCAGTTGGCCCAATCATGTTGGAGAATAAAATGGTGGTGTTCTTGAACAAGGAATGGCACAAAGAAGCTGCTGCCTGCATACAAGGTTGGACTGCCAAGGTTTTCAAGGTTTACAGTGTGATCCAAGATTCCAAGTTAGAGACCTAACATTGAGTAGCATTGGTATGTATGGCAAGAATATACATGATATGACCTATCACGTGATGAAGCTAACCGTTTTAAGCCTTGTTCGATTTGGTGGGGGGTTGAGAGGGAATCCCATCTAATCCCCTTGGAGAGGATTAATTGAAAGAACACTTAAACAACAAGATGAAAATAAGATCAAAATGACGGAGGACCTTAATACCAAAGATTTTCGTTATCATCAATGCACTCCAGTTCGTGAAGACCGATTCCATGGAGCTCTTCTTCCTGTGTGCTATCCTCATTGCCTTCTCGACGTACTTGAGAGGGGCGTCGTGCTTTTCTATATGGAAAGGGAGTACCATGTAGCCAAGTTGATTTCCCCACTTCACGTCGTTCTCCTTGCCCGATTTCATCATGCTAGCTAGTGTCTGCGCATGACACAAATTGAcaattgtgcatgcatgcatgttaaACCTAAATGAAAAAAGACTCAGGGGTCTCCTCCGCAACAACACCCCCGCGATCAATAGAAAGTTCCTCCTTTTACCCCCTGAAATATTCACGGTTGACAACAAATATATTTTTAAGAGTATTTTCATGTGAGTGCTCAGGTGGATCTCGGATGATTTTTTTCAAGCTTTGGATGATGTTTACTTTTCCAATCTTGCACATGTAAGTTTTCTGTGTACGATCTTTCTAATCTAATCAAATAGACAACTCTAGGAGGGGGCTTACATGTAGTCCAGTCATCTTCCTTAGGTTGACGATAAAGGTAGATCGCACCTTGATGTTCTTTTTGCCGCTTTCACCTGAAATTGGTTAACTAAGGCTATGCTAGTTTCATAAAGTAACAACACAACCATCTCAACAATGTACAAAAATATCTAAAATTACTTGAGCTCACCTGTTTTTCGGAAATAATACCGAGACA
Coding sequences within:
- the LOC123440099 gene encoding wax ester synthase/diacylglycerol acyltransferase 6-like; its protein translation is MQAAASLCHSLFKNTTILFSNMIGPTEQVALYDHPILYIAPSIYGQPYALTIHYQSYMNIVKLILAIDEAQFPDVDGLLEDFVESLRLIREAALGKPRIVEECSQEEHGHGEA